Genomic DNA from Euleptes europaea isolate rEulEur1 chromosome 14, rEulEur1.hap1, whole genome shotgun sequence:
ACATTTTTTTCAATGGTAGGAAGGAAATCAGAGGTCATTTTAATTCATTTCGTTTATTACAGCCATTTGACCAGCAAATCAGAGGTCTGAGACAAGGCTGGGGTAGCAGAGCAAAAGCATCAGGAGTCATTCGCACAGTGCCAGTATTTCAGTCACGGGAGTTGGGGGAGGAGTTCAAGCACCTTCTGCAGAACAGCTCGATTTcagcccagcagcacctttgagaccaaccagattttcggggtttgagctttccagagtcaaagctgcTTTCCTCAGAttgcagggagctttgactcacaaaatcttatatcccaaaaatcttggtggtctctaaggtgctgctggactcaaatctagctgttccactacAGACTAACCTTGCTGTTCTCTGAAACTATCAAAGGAGGTTGgtatcaaagtttttttttttaaggactttTTTTAGCTGGAGAGCACTATGCAACTACAGACGCATACAGATGCTGGGTGGTGCTGCGGGCTTAAAAAGGTACCTGGGCCATGCGTGCTGTATGGTCCGCTTCAATGTTTCCAGCATTGCCAATCTCGCTGTTTCCTCTGGTCCATCGTTGACCTCCAGGTATCCCACAATCACCCGCTGCAGCCTCTTCAGATGACGGGCGATCTGGATGCCCAGCCTCTCAAAAGAATTTGTTAAAGATTAGAAGCTTGCAGAGGGGCTGCTTGCTtgcaaaaaaccaacaacagcaACCACAGAAGCGAAGTACAATGGGGAGAAGGGCTGGCAGATGCATCGCTTACCTCTCAACAAAGGCAGGCAGGTTCTTGGCATACACCCTCCGCAGAGCGAGCTGGTGCTCTGGTTCCATATGGGTCAAGACCAGCCGGAGCACCTTGTCAGAGGGCACAGCAGATGGGGGCTGGCGGGACGGCCGTCCCGGGGCCCTTTCCAGGATTGGCAGCAGGTCCAGTAAGCATGGCAACACAACCTGTTTCAGTAACAAGGATGAAGTCAACCTATGGGCTTTCAAGTCTTCCTCTTAAGGGCAGTAAATCCTCTGCAGTAGATCCCTTAGGATCTGCTGAAGGTTAGATCCCTCTTGTGAtctgaccttaggaagatcatgagagggagggcatcttggccatcttctgggggtatgggggggaggtagttgtgaatttcctgcattgtgcagggggttggactagatggctctggtagtcccaactctgattctataaatTGGTTATTGCTCTTTTCCTGAACCCAGGCCCTTGTAAAATAGAGGGGAAATCAATTTCCCTAGCTCACCAAGATCAGTCTGCGATGGGTTGATCCATCCTAGAGAGGTTTAAGCTTCTACTTGTGCTTCCTGGTTGCATACATCCTGATCCTAGACACAAGTGGCTCGGAAGCAGACCCCCACTGATGTCAGTGGAACGTGCATTATcaaaagtctgcttaggattgcactgtttaagTAGCTTCTACCATTAGAAACACCAGTGATGACCTCAGAGCCACCAACTCCTTTTCAAAACTGGGAAACCACCAGAGAATAACCAGTGTCTAACATTAGAGGCTAGGGAGGGAAGAGGATATGTATCCTTGGCCCATCAACCTGGCTAGTTCAGCAGAGAGTATAGAAGACTCGGGTGcacgcaccccccacccccctgtaaATTACCTGCATGAGCTGGGCCTCCTTGCTGTAGAGATGGTTGGAGAGGGCGTGGTGCACAACCTGTGCCCTGTTGAActggcagagatcagctcctgGCTGCAACGAGAGGAAGCAGTTGCGACAACGGGACTTGCTGGGCTGGGGATCCATTCCTTTGCAAACAGACGTTCCTCAAAAGAGGCAAGGTTCCTCCCTCTTCCATACCCCAGAACACCGGGTGGTGACAAGAGCTTTGACTGGACCTTTAAGGCCAGGATCTAACATGAACTGATTGTGTAACAGAATGGAAGGAATGTCACCTACAGACACTGGTGACGTTTTTCTTGTGCTTCCGCAAAAAcagaaattttgcactggattCAACCCTATGTAAGGGTTTGCTTCCACAGAAAACTCAGAACAGCCGCACCCTAAGCCATTGTCTCAAGATCATGGAGGGCCGTTTAGCCACCACGCTGAAAGCCCCTGAGCCATCAACTTACCTGAAAAGCCATCAACTTACCAGCACTGCCTTTGGTGGCAATAAATTCCACAAATTTATTGTGTGGAATACTTCCATTTGTCTGTGACCCCCCCAAGTTCTACTATTATGGGAGATGAGGAAAAGTCCCAAATGCTTTAACATTTCTTCCTGGACAGAGATGTAAGGTTTCCGGAAATTTTGAActcatgggggaaaaaaaccttgttTTCAGAAATATATGTAACACTAACTCTCCTACCAAACCTAAGCTTCTTTTACCAACTtaacataaaatacatcatttataatttggcaaataaaattgtactattaggcatatttatggaatttagaagtATAAGAGGTTTCATTTTGTGTAAGACAAAATCACAAGTATACCCAATACTTCAGAAAGTGTTGCATACTGCTGTATCTTATGCTACAATAACATATAATATCTTAGTTTTTGCCACCTAAGaggtaggaaaaaaataaaatccgaGGGAGAAAATAAATTCTGTATTTTTTGGATAGAAATGTTCTCATATAATCATAGTAGGTAAGGCTACCAGTGAATTTAGATATTAAATTAAATGTTATATAACACTGGAAAAGGCGtggtgtcagtctaggatctggacCCTGGGATTGAACCCCTACTTCCATTAAtcctgctggatgatcttgggccagtcagcctcacctacctcacagggctgttgtgaggataaaacgaggaAGGGAGAGACACGAATACCACCTGAAattcttagaggaagggtggggatAAAAATGTATCAGATATAAGACAACAGAGGCAACAAAGCCATTTCTCAATGTCCTCCCCCAATGGAGGATCCCAGTTCATAGTGCCTGCAGTGTTGGTAGAGAGGGCAGTGTGAATTCCTTACCACGTTGTGAATGATATGGTGCAGGCATTGCACGCCCAGGATTTTATTTTCTACCCGGTAGTCATCCGACAGGAGTAGCGATGGCGGCAGAACTTTCTCCAAATGGGGGCCAAGCCAGGGTCGAGTGACCTGCTGGAGCGTCCATGAAAACACATGCTTCGTGGCTGGGTTGCGCTGCCACGTTTCTCTGATGGAGATCAAAAATAACTGTTATTCCCAAGCTCCCATCACATCATCCAGGTATCTGATGTAGCCTTGAATCAACCCATGACCAGAGGGTAGAAATGGAGCTTTTCAACATAGAACATGCTTTACTTTCAAGCAAGGCACACCTTCACCCACAAGGTGATGACGGCAACATGAGAGAAACAGATGAACATTGATTGGGAGTATCCAGCTTGAACACCTTCAGAGAGGTTTTCCTGGAGGCACGGAATAAAACATGTGACTGCTTTTCACTTGGAGGGACACAGCAAGTGAGCAGTGATCAAGCCCAGAGGACCACCCCCAAAGGCTTCCTGTCTCCAAGGCCTCTTGGGATGGGGAAGCTGAAGAACAATCCTCAGTTCCCAGGGACCACAGCCCTTCTTCTGCCCAAAACATCAGTAGGTTTTAAGGGGCCATCTTTACACACATAGAAGCTTTTACATAAATCTTTAATATACTTAAGTTCTCAGTGACGAGGCAGTTCAGAGGAGCAATTTTGTCAGTATGCAAAGTTTACTAAGATGGTAGCCAGTGGAGATCATACCTTCAGCTGTGGTGGCGGCCTCTTACAGACAGCAGATatcatctttcccctcccctctgagttCTCCACACATCACAAACCAGTTGGAATGGGAGAAGTGCAGCATATACTCTCTGCAATATGCTATGTCATGCCtaaaataggtttagtttgttcACAGTGTTTTCCAGCTCTTCAATCCTAGTCCTATGACATTATTTGTGGGATATTTTATGCTGCCGGAGTTTTTTAGATTTTGTAATCTGCTTAGAATCTCAAAGAGAAAGGTGGGCtctaaattaagtaaataaataaaaataagcgaAGAGTCCTGGTAATAAAACAGCCTGCCTGAAGTCCTCTaggaaaaaatgaagaaaaaaaatcaggatctTATCTCACAGTCTCTCCGAAGTCCAGCAGAAACAATGTGTTATTCATTTAATATTTAGACCATGTTTTGACAAAAAAGCTTACAAAAATGCAAGTGTAAAAGCCAAAACAGAATAGACAGTGGTAATTATCCAACGAACTCCCAAAACAATTGGTGACAAAGCAGCTCTCACCTGCCACCAAAATGAGACAGGAGAATAACACAAACAGACCTGAGGGGGGCATATTTCCTAAATTGGGGGCCATCATCACCGCTGCTGCCTCCCTTCAAAGTCCAGGACAAGACGACAGCAAATACGGTACCCACCCCTAAGTCCTGTGCTAAACACAAATAAATTGTTGGAAAGGATTTGTTTTGATTCACATTGAGCTGTGCTTTTGCATAGAAGCAAGGAGACTTTTGTTGCTTCAGCTGCCCATCAAATTCCAGCAGAGAGTGAGAGGCAAGACCCCTTTCCCAAGGGGCAGGCAGAGAACTTGGGGGAAGGCTTAATGGGTACCACAGGTAATGGctactagctagggttgccaggttcctcctggccaccgggaggggatgggggtggtggtAAGGTTATCTGATCCAGGCTGGGAGTCAtgtagatttggggatagagtttggggggtaaagggacctcagtagagtaCAATGCTACCgtacaaagcagcccttttctccaggggaactgatctttgtagcctggagatgacctgtaattctggggacccccaggtcccacctggatgctgaCATCCATGCTACTAGGCCAGGTGAATACACGTGGACTCCTGTCTCCATCTGATGGTCTCCAAAGATATAGTCACATGATAAGACACTTCCTATGTACCAGGTTCTCTGCAGATTCAGGTTGCTGATTCTCTGGGGCcagaaaagagggaaggggggaattttGATGCTTCAGAGGTGGCTGGAAATGTGCTGCTGCATAAGACATTGCCCTGGAGAAACAAAGCACATGAACAATACCACATCCCTCAGAAAATCTCTATGAGAGTATCTaatgctgggtttttttgttcatttgaGGAGAGTGTTAGGGAAACTGAATTGCCTACGATGAAGCTGAACAAGTCTGGGAGAAATGCTCAGTTCTCAGCTTACTGAGAATTATCAGCTGTCACAGGATACAGGGCAGAAAACACTAGTGTGctaaagccccccaccccaagtccttATTCTCTAGCTTCCTCCCTCTGACTCCATGATGCCCTTCAGTGGGTGTCCACTCACTTGGTCAACTCTGGTTTCAGGCACTGCATCACCACCGCAAACCAACCCTCTTCATCTTCAGTGGCCCCTCTGAGGAACTCAGGGACCGACTGGTAGCCGCAAACCTGAAGCAGATCTTCCAGCAGCTCCTGGGCCAGGGACCGAGTCCTGGGTCTGCTCCACGGCTTCTCTGCCGCATGAGTCACAGCAAAAATATACATGGGCCCTGCCACTTGGCGCAAGACGGAGCCAACCGCTGAGCCAACTGCCTTGCATCCCAGTTCCTCCAAGCCTTTTGCCGCTGCCACCTTGGCCAAGATGCTCTGGAAAACCAGGCTGACATCTGCTGCCCGACTGGCAGCTGCAGCATAGGATGGGTCCTTGCTGGGGAGCTCTCCTCCCTCGTGTTCCTGCTGGGGCAGCGCAGCATAGACGCTCAGTGCAACCACCAAGTCTCTAAGGACAACCGGGGTGGGATTCCCTTGGCTACCCCCCAGCAGCCACTGAAAGTCCCCGGCCTCCAAGATGGCAAAGAGGTCTCTGACCATCCCTGCCTTGGCTTTGCTACCAGCATGCTGGGATCCCACACTTGCAAAAAGCTGCAGAAACTGGGGGAGGACCTGCTCTACCGGGGGGTACTCGGGGGCTCCCTGCTCCCCTGGGAGGGCCAGCTGCAGGGAATTCAGCAGGGAAGGTTGCTCCATGGCTCTGAACAGCCTCCCGGGTGCGGGCGTCCTCTAAGAAAGAAACTTCACGCACTTTCCACGCTTGCTGCCCTCCGTGGGACACCCATCTCCCAGCCTCTCCCTCCACCCGCTTAGCTGTCTCTCAAGGGGAGCCGTCCAAGGGGGGGGGTGCAGGCCTAACAGACGCATCCGGTGTCACACCGAATTGGTTACCACTTGTTTTCCATCCCAGACCTAGAAATCAGAGCGCTCACCATAGAGACGTGAAGCGACAGAGCGGCTCCGCCGCCGCCTATCACGGCCAATGGCTGCTTTCGGTTCCAAAGCCGGAAGGTCGAGTCCTTTGAGGGGACTCTAGCCATAGAGTCTGAAAAAGCCTAGAACAGACACCGAAatcttaacccccccccacacactttaacATCCAATAGATGGGATTTCATCATGGAGATGACACGGGATAGAGAGGCACCGGAATTAGGGCCAATTTCTATTTTTTACCGGAAGTTCCGCTTGCGTCACACCACGCAGCTTCTATGGTGATTCTATCCGCGTCTCTTCTTGGTGGAAAGACGTCCCTAGTCCTAGAAAGGCACGCCGCAGCTCTCCTTCCCAGTTTGACGCCGCTTTGCTCCCAAAGACCCGTGGCGACGGGAGGGCTCCCTCCTCTCAAGAGCCCGCCGCATTCTCCCGCTGCCGTAAAGCACCAAAGATTTTTTTTCACGACCCTGTCGCAAACCGCTCCTGGAACagcgggcggggggaggaggaggagccacttATGAATATATTAGCATGTCTAATGACAACTGTGGTTTCTAGCAATCCGTGAGAAACCAGAACATTTGGAGAAGACCGAGCCGAAGGGAAGAGGACGAAGTTTAGCTTGTGTTCGGATATGAAGGCGAGAGAGTGGTGGCATCAGGGAGAAAGGGCCGGGGACGTGGTCGCTGTGGCTGGAAAGTCCAGGGCAACAACTGGCTCCGCCGACGCGGGGCGGGAGGTGGCGATCCTTCAGGTTCTTTAACGTGATGAGTGGGTTGTGCACGCGCCTGCGTGAAATGTGCCGTCCCGATTGTTACGACGGGGCACACTACCCATCTGATTCGAACCTAAAGCCTTCTCTTTTAACCACCAAGCGTCTAACTAATTTATGGGGTtcatctttttcttccttccacttgtattagttattattattatataacatATTCCTTACTGATTTCTAACTTTTAAACTTTGCAATATTGCTTCTTTTCCGTAGATTAATTTCCAGCTCTCTAAACTTAAAGGGCGAAAAAGCACGGGGAGGTGttcccttggatttgcagctctcaggagtggggaaccttttttctgccaaccgccatttcgatatttataatattattcgcaggccatacaagaTTATCAATTTAAAAGTTAGCCTGCTctattcttgggcagtcctagcagctcgggggaaggtttttttttctcggcaaaacaaactcacatccatctTGAGTAGAGGCTaatcctgtccgtgggagggggtggatcaccagtcttagttccttctgagctagagatctgccaggacccacgaagggccaaacgaaatgatttcgtgggccttatatggcccctgggcctgatgttccccacccctgctctaaatgcacattttcccccagccGAATTCTgggaatcaggctagcctgatctagtcagatctcagctgccaagcagggtcagccctggttagtatttggatgggagaccaccaaggaagaccagggttgcagtgcagatgaaggcactggcaaaccacctctgatagtctcttgccatgaaaagcccaaaaggggttgcagtcggctgtgacttgacggcactttacacacacacacacaacttctcaaaactcaaaaataagcccccatgcagttctgagaattcagatgcggAAAGTGTGCATCTCAAGAACGGCAAAtctgaggcaaaacctcccatgcgttttcgcccaactcTTAAAAAAATCCCTCTTCTAACACAAAACAATACCGAATGTACactatagtagtagaaaagagcaagagtccggtagcacgttaaagaccaacaaaatttctggcagggtatgagcttttgtgagccacagctcacttcttcagataacagtgagctgtgtctcactaaagctcataccctgccataaattttgttagtctttaaggtgctactggactcttgctcttttctactgctgcagactaacatgactacccattGTGATCCATCTCCATACAAATGTATAATATGTTCCAATGTTACCTGTTTTCTCTCTTCCTACTGTTATTTTTCAAACATGTACATACATAAGCGCAACTCAGACAGCTCTCTCATCTTTATGTGTTTATTGTTTGCGAGAAGGCATTAATTGAACTGAAGGAAAATGATCTTCAAATCAGACCTTCCTAGGAGGTACCGGTAGGTGTTTAATTTGCCTTCCAACCATAACTTAATACTGCCTAACTTAATACTCTGCTCTTGAGCTCCAGCTTCACAGAAGTTACTCTCCACCTTTGTGACATAAGGATTATTTTATTAATCTAGTACATTTTCATCTCACCCTTCTTCAagtgtacatcattctcctttccattttatcttcacagcaacctggtgaggtaggttaggctgtaagTGCCTGGTCcaagttggctactgtgtgaacagactggtggacttgatgggccttggtctgatccggcagggcttttcttacgttcttatgttcttaaattgacccagtgagcttcatggcagagaggggatttgaacctgggtctgacaCTGTAACTCCTACACCCCATTGACTCTCacatttttcttctgttctttgcCTTTCACTTTAATATGCTACAAACTGAGCAGGAACTTGTCCATCGTGCCCCCAAACAtctttctagctccttccctctttctttttgtTCACTTGTATTGTACAAGCCCTATGGCGAAAAGTTCTGGGGAAATTAAAAGCTTGGTCACTGATGACCCCCTCCCACATTGGTATTAAGAGGTACACAGCCTGggaacatggaggttccgtttGCTTATCATGACTATTAGCTGCAAGCAGAGCTTCTCTTCTAGGACACGATTTGCCTTAGATGTGGGAACACATCTGGAGTTAAGCAGAGGTGGAATTCACTGCAGCTCATTGCTAGAACTCCTTCCCCATGCCAGGGGGTTTGTGCTGTATCATGCAAAGAAGCCTGCAGCCAAACAATTGTGGTGTGAAAAATATGTGCATCACAGTGATATGAACCATTACAATTCTGCATACTGGCAGATTCTCCTTCCAACACAGCTCTTTACTGGTGAAATAACCTCATTAAAAGAACAGTCTCTTCTCCTAAAAGCCTGATTCCCTTTTGGCTTGTAACTCTCAGCACCCTCCCCCATATTTCTACTTCTTTCCTGTTCTTCCACCAATATGAGGCTTTTGTCCAGGCCTAATTTCCTCTTGGCTCCTTCATGTCTCCACCACATGACTGGGGTCTTTTCTATTCAGCTGCCAGCACGCTTTGTTCAGCTTCCTTTTGCCACCATGTCTCTTGGCCAACCTCTGTCTACCTGCTGCACGTCCAGGCTGCCCTTCTGCTCAGGGCAGTGAACagtgttctcctttcctccatttgatgtgcgggtaggttaggctgtgagcaTGACTAGTGATGATCTGATCCCTGGCCATCCTAGCCTGACCTCTGTACTTCCCTAGCATTCCTGTCTCACTTCCTCCAGACAGACCGCCCTTTTCCACCTCAGCTGCTGAGGAGTGTCTTCAGCATGCCCTTGCCTCAAAGCCCGTCTCCTCTGCCTTCCCCACCACCTTCTGCTCCTTCAGCAACTTTCCCATTTCTTACCTCATTGCCCATTCTACACTCTTCTGCCAGACATTTTCCCAAGTTCCCTCTCTCAGCTTCTTGTCTTCTTGAGCTTCTTCCCTACCTGACCCACGAAACTACTCCTGATACTAGGGCTCATGCTTTAATCCCAGCCAAACTGACAACTATTCCCTCCCACCAACCACTTGGGCTGTTCTGAGCAACCAACTGGTGTTGGAGGTTGCAATACAATAGAAAAGGAATTCCTTTCCCTTGTTCCTGAAAAACCACAATAAAGTAgcagaaaaataaacagaagtccCATGACATCTGAAAGGCTCAGGGCTTGCTGTACGTgcgtataaagtgccatcaagtcacagctgatttatggcaacccccccaaggggctttcaaggcaggtgaagagtaaaggtgatttgccattgccttcctctgcagtcttccttggtggtctcccattcaagtactgaccctgcttagcttccgagattggtttataccatgctgccttccctccccagggcCTTGCTACACATTACACATTTGTTATGTTTGTTGGTGGACAACATGAGGGCTTAATGTCCGATGCGTGACAGGATTTTGTGCTTTTGTAGCCATGTAAGAAATGTGATTTCACACCCAAGCCAATTGTGGCTCTATGGGAGCAGTTTGAGGATGTGGAAATGGTATGTGTTGAAGGCTGAAACTCCTTTGCCCTGTGGTCATGAGCACAGAAGTGTGAGCGTGCATCTCAGAGGCACAAAACCCCCGTAGTGTATCTGCTACCAAGTCCTCCTGTTGTCCACCAACAAATCCAAGAACTTTGTAATGTCTTGCAAGAACATTAATTCTAGTATTAATTCTAGTATtaatgagctctgactcaagtaaacttatgctggaataaaagttAAGTCTTtaactggactcctgttttaccTTGCTACTAGAgtctaacatggctactcacctGGAATAATTAGAAGGGCTGATTAATTCTTTCCCCTGCTGGCTATTTTCCCATTCAAAATCCGCCCCACCCCCCGCATTACAGTTACCTTTGGTTGTTTTTACATCTTCATCATACACCCAGTTGCTTTAAGCCTGAACAAGATTAACGTACCCGTTAATATGCTCCAACCACAGTCTCATTGTACTTACCAATAAAGGggttagcagtgcaatcctaagcatattttACTTAGAAATTAGTTACAGTGATCTCTGGAGCTTACTCCTTAGTGTGTTTAGGATCGCACCCTCCATCATTCCATTGTGTATGTACGCCAGCCTGATGTATTTACACTCCATTGattctgatgaagtgagttccAAACTTCCAACTCACTAAATTTTTGGCAGGAATAAACTGTTAGACTTTGAGGTGCTGTTGGActcattttctttgctgctataGACCAACCCATCTAGAATTATCTAGAGCAGCAGGGGTCTTTTTAACCCTTAACCCACCTCATTATTTAGCAGCTACGGACTGAGAGCAACTCTGAGTAAGTCTACTCAGAATTAAATCTCAttgtattcagtggggcttattcctagGAAAGCATCCTTAAGATTGCTGTCCAGTTACTCCTCTTAGATTTATCATAGTGTGCATATCATCTCAAGGTGCAGATAAGGTAAAGTAGGAGCCCAGTGCGCCGGCTATAGGCAGAGTTTGTGAAGCCAACTGAGAAGGGGTTCAGAGCTCAGCGCCACCTTCAGAATGGTGATGCTCAGCTcctctttagctttgtcacagagCGTTTTTAGCTCAACAAAAACTCAGCTGCAGTTTAGCTGCGAGCCTCAGCTCAGGGGCATATTTTGATGAGCAGAAAGGGGGCAGGGAGaatctgccacttaagggagaatcagaccggcttacaatcaccttccctttccttccccacaacagacaccctgtgaggtaggtgaggctgagagagtgtaactcgcccaaggtcacccagctggctttgtgtataggagtggggaaacaaatccagatcacc
This window encodes:
- the TTI2 gene encoding TELO2-interacting protein 2, with product MEQPSLLNSLQLALPGEQGAPEYPPVEQVLPQFLQLFASVGSQHAGSKAKAGMVRDLFAILEAGDFQWLLGGSQGNPTPVVLRDLVVALSVYAALPQQEHEGGELPSKDPSYAAAASRAADVSLVFQSILAKVAAAKGLEELGCKAVGSAVGSVLRQVAGPMYIFAVTHAAEKPWSRPRTRSLAQELLEDLLQVCGYQSVPEFLRGATEDEEGWFAVVMQCLKPELTKETWQRNPATKHVFSWTLQQVTRPWLGPHLEKVLPPSLLLSDDYRVENKILGVQCLHHIIHNVPGADLCQFNRAQVVHHALSNHLYSKEAQLMQVVLPCLLDLLPILERAPGRPSRQPPSAVPSDKVLRLVLTHMEPEHQLALRRVYAKNLPAFVERLGIQIARHLKRLQRVIVGYLEVNDGPEETARLAMLETLKRTIQHAWPRMTCRLAVLLQALLRLMWDTVTDRSATPEPVTAALLQGATECLLLLDRCSHGQVKVLLQGVQLSCQDDRLKECLRKVEEEPVESFIPTNPKRGV